The following coding sequences are from one Diabrotica virgifera virgifera chromosome 2, PGI_DIABVI_V3a window:
- the LOC114326492 gene encoding uncharacterized protein LOC114326492 isoform X2: MTGSQACCPAACQPCADCPMPPHPICCMSCPPPIVLPTVPEPVKPLMMPVEKCENRMTDEEQFLYRFANFYNNYNIDWRTEALKCNGPPAPDPRAMVKCKYGVTVDGKNPYVPRVHRNENCCTDKGCPTGFKPCVVKMCPELPGHPCGLWCAEVQECAPKPVCKTNAQRPSARGCTICRIHCNPKKCTALCFNR; this comes from the exons ATGACTGGAAGTCAAGCATGCTGCCCTGCGGCATGTCAACCATGCGCTGATTGTCCAATGCCGCCTCATCCCATCTGTTGTATGTCATGTCCGCCACCGATTGTGTTGCCCACTGTTCCGGAACCTGTCAAACCTTTAATGATGCCAGTTGAAAAATGCGAG aatCGCATGACAGACGAAGAACAATTTCTGTACCGATTTGCCAATTTCTACAACAACTACAACATCGATTGGAGGACAGAAGCGCTGAAATGCAACGGTCCTCCAGCTCCAGATCCAAGAGCAATGGTGAAGTGCAAATACGGCGTAACCGTCGACGGAAAAAATCCTTATGTCCCTCGAGTACACAGAAACGAAAACTGTTGTACAGATAAAGGCTGCCCCACTGGTTTCAAACCGTGTGTGGTGAAAATGTGCCCGGAACTTCCTGGACATCCCTGTGGATTGTGGTGTGCTGAAGTCCAAGAATGCGCACCCAAACCTGTGTGTAAAACGAACGCTCAGCGACCCTCTGCTAGGGGATGCACCATTTGTAGAATCCATTGTAATCCTAAAAAATGTACGGCTTTATGTTTTAATAGGTAA
- the LOC114326492 gene encoding uncharacterized protein LOC114326492 isoform X1 produces MTGSQACCPAACQPCADCPMPPHPICCMSCPPPIVLPTVPEPVKPLMMPVEKCEFKYPNIESSNGKQTKEEYDQGNFYNNWNIDYRDQVRKQYGQYKAQRCCPDITLNSQRACCGCELQSRSAEKQNKIPNETGCPFGYQPCLLKLLPPPDQNPCGAWCAELKLPRPGSTVCKDRKKENKDVSKTCQRPCCKHWKSKEGECKYDLPCKAHCYNHPVGMKPKYHVPTIDYDLLRDLGECMDLK; encoded by the exons ATGACTGGAAGTCAAGCATGCTGCCCTGCGGCATGTCAACCATGCGCTGATTGTCCAATGCCGCCTCATCCCATCTGTTGTATGTCATGTCCGCCACCGATTGTGTTGCCCACTGTTCCGGAACCTGTCAAACCTTTAATGATGCCAGTTGAAAAATGCGAG TTTAAATACCCAAATATCGAATCATCTAATGGCAAACAGACGAAAGAAGAATACGATCAAGGTAATTTTTATAATAACTGGAACATCGACTATCGGGACCAAGTCAGAAAACAATATGGACAATACAAAGCACAAAGATGTTGTCCTGACATAACACTTAACTCTCAGCGCGCATGCTGTGGTTGTGAACTTCAGTCTAGATCTGCAGAAAAACAAAACAAG ataCCTAACGAAACGGGGTGCCCTTTTGGATACCAGCCATGCTTATTAAAACTGCTTCCGCCCCCAGATCAAAATCCATGTGGTGCATGGTGTGCCGAGTTAAAATTACCAAGGCCAGGTAGTACTGTTTGCAAGGatagaaaaaaagaaaataaagatgtATCAAAAACTTGTCAAAGACCATGTTGCAAACATTGGAAGTCTAAAGAGGGGGAATGCAAATATGATTTACCTTGTAAAGCTCACTGTTATAACCACCCAGTAGGAATGAAACCAAAGTACCACGTACCAACAA TTGATTACGACCTTTTAAGAGATCTTGGAGAATGCATGGATTTAAAATAA
- the LOC114326491 gene encoding uncharacterized protein LOC114326491: MACGDCGSCGQCCGSPCSPAMYPHAVCCMSCPPPIILPTKPEPVEPLQMPCALIKEECIPEEVALQKRYHNFYNAYNEDWHCITPSNRGPKQEPDRGRKPRSNCEDYRRRRKSPTRGCPTGFQPCYMKLSPPCNNHPCGIWVAEIQKCLPKPKKSNEYNPGPCCRPCCLHKRPSDQCCCYDFPCKAHCYDHPVGIMPKHPLNAYCPR, encoded by the exons ATGGCTTGTGGCGATTG TGGCTCGTGCGGACAATGTTGCGGTTCTCCATGTTCTCCAGCAATGTATCCCCATGCTGTATGTTGTATGTCATGTCCTCCACCAATTATCCTTCCGACTAAGCCAGAACCAGTAGAACCTTTGCAAATGCCGTGTGCTCTAATTAAAGAG GAATGCATACCGGAAGAGGTAGCATTACAGAAGCGGTACCATAATTTTTACAATGCATATAATGAAGACTGGCATTGTATAACACCTTCAAATCGTGGTCCAAAGCAAGAACCAGATAGAGGAAGAAAGCCTCGTAGTAACTGTGAAGATTATAGAAGAAGACGGAAAAGCCCTACAAGAGGATGTCCGACTGGGTTCCAGCCATGTTACATGAAGTTATCACCACCAT GTAACAATCACCCTTGTGGAATTTGGGTTGCCGAAATTCAAAAATGTCTCCCAAAACCAAAAAAATCTAATGAATACAATCCCGGACCTTGCTGTAGGCCTTGTTGTCTGCACAAACGACCTTCGGATCAATGTTGCTGTTATGATTTTCCATGTAAAGCTCATTGCTATGATCACCCTGTAGGAATTATGCCAAAACACCCGTTAAATGCTTATTGTCCCAGATAG